The Dehalogenimonas lykanthroporepellens BL-DC-9 genome includes a window with the following:
- a CDS encoding metallophosphoesterase (PFAM: metallophosphoesterase~KEGG: dev:DhcVS_346 serine/threonine protein phosphatase), with product MRYALLADIHANLEALSAVLGDIERHGGVDEYWVLGDIVGYGPDPGRCIELVRTLPGAVIAGNHDLAAVDFDGAGFNFNPEAGAAVRWTANQLSADEQAYLKSLPCLLERDGFTLAHGTPRHPVNEYLLSEDTAGQNFDLIGTPHGVVGHTHRPLIFLIYGSGRVGHLNPAADRVFEMGQDRCLLNPGSVGQPRDSDPRAAYAVVDSVSGSVVMRRVAYDIGAVQQKMVGHNLPLRLVHRLKRGL from the coding sequence ATGCGATACGCTTTACTGGCAGATATCCATGCCAACCTTGAAGCTCTGTCAGCCGTGCTGGGTGATATTGAGCGGCATGGCGGGGTAGATGAATACTGGGTTCTGGGGGACATTGTCGGTTACGGGCCGGATCCGGGCCGTTGTATCGAACTGGTACGCACTCTGCCGGGTGCGGTGATTGCCGGCAATCATGACCTGGCCGCTGTCGATTTTGACGGCGCTGGATTCAATTTCAATCCTGAGGCCGGGGCGGCAGTGCGTTGGACGGCCAATCAGTTGTCGGCAGATGAACAGGCCTACCTGAAGAGCTTGCCCTGTCTGCTGGAAAGAGACGGTTTCACCCTGGCCCACGGCACTCCCCGGCATCCGGTCAACGAATATCTCCTGTCCGAGGATACGGCAGGTCAGAATTTCGATTTGATTGGAACACCCCACGGGGTTGTCGGTCATACTCACCGGCCGTTGATATTCCTGATTTACGGTTCCGGTCGTGTTGGTCATCTGAACCCGGCCGCGGACAGGGTTTTCGAGATGGGGCAGGACCGGTGCCTGCTCAATCCCGGCAGTGTCGGTCAGCCTCGTGACAGTGACCCGCGAGCCGCCTACGCGGTGGTCGATAGTGTTTCCGGGTCAGTGGTCATGCGCCGCGTCGCCTACGATATCGGCGCCGTGCAACAGAAAATGGTCGGCCATAACTTGCCCCTGCGCCTGGTGCATCGGCTGAAGAGGGGGCTGTGA
- a CDS encoding dimethyladenosine transferase (SMART: Ribosomal RNA adenine methylase transferase-like~TIGRFAM: dimethyladenosine transferase~KEGG: det:DET0404 dimethyladenosine transferase~PFAM: ribosomal RNA adenine methylase transferase) → MSRRVLPPSVLSLYHGTAMANERDNSDSVSIKTEVRRLLDSHGLSARKGLGQNFLIDRGVLDKIVRAAGIETADTVVEVGPGPGVMTAALAEKAGQVIAVELDFGMVAALRETVGQRSNVKVIAGDILDISPSELTGASPYKVVANLPYYITSPVLRHFLEASHRPSSLTVMVQKEVARQITAQPPEMSLLALGVQFFGRPRVVSYVPAGCFYPAPKVASAILHIEVFPERKLPPKQEKGFFRLARAGFGTRRKQLANALSGGLGADKANVIQYLKQAGIVPERRAETLSIDEWLALREVWSFDDD, encoded by the coding sequence ATGAGCCGCCGGGTACTGCCGCCCTCGGTGTTGTCGTTGTATCATGGAACCGCCATGGCTAATGAGCGTGATAACAGCGATTCTGTTTCCATAAAGACCGAAGTCCGGCGGTTGCTGGACAGCCATGGCTTGAGCGCCCGCAAGGGGCTGGGGCAAAACTTTCTCATCGACCGGGGTGTGCTGGATAAAATTGTCCGCGCCGCCGGTATCGAAACCGCTGATACCGTGGTGGAAGTAGGGCCGGGACCTGGTGTGATGACCGCCGCTCTGGCCGAAAAAGCCGGCCAGGTGATTGCCGTCGAACTGGATTTCGGTATGGTTGCCGCTCTGCGGGAGACGGTCGGACAGCGGTCGAACGTTAAGGTTATCGCCGGTGATATTCTCGATATCTCTCCCTCGGAATTGACCGGTGCTTCACCTTACAAGGTGGTGGCCAACCTGCCTTACTACATTACATCGCCGGTATTGCGTCATTTCCTGGAGGCGTCGCACCGGCCCTCCAGTCTGACGGTCATGGTGCAGAAAGAAGTTGCCCGGCAGATCACGGCCCAGCCCCCGGAAATGAGTCTGCTGGCGCTGGGAGTCCAGTTTTTTGGCCGGCCGCGGGTGGTCAGTTACGTTCCGGCAGGTTGTTTCTACCCGGCGCCGAAAGTGGCCTCGGCCATACTCCATATCGAGGTCTTTCCTGAGAGAAAACTGCCGCCGAAACAGGAAAAGGGTTTCTTCCGTCTGGCCAGGGCCGGGTTCGGCACCAGGCGTAAGCAACTGGCCAACGCTTTGTCCGGCGGACTCGGCGCGGACAAGGCGAACGTGATTCAGTACTTGAAACAGGCTGGCATCGTTCCGGAGAGAAGGGCGGAAACGCTGTCCATCGACGAATGGCTGGCTTTGCGAGAGGTCTGGAGCTTCGACGATGATTAA
- a CDS encoding 4-diphosphocytidyl-2C-methyl-D-erythritol kinase (KEGG: dev:DhcVS_348 4-diphosphocytidyl-2C-methyl-D-erythritol kinase, homoserine kinase~TIGRFAM: 4-diphosphocytidyl-2C-methyl-D-erythritol kinase~PFAM: GHMP kinase; GHMP kinase domain protein) translates to MIKIKAPAKINLTLEVLGKRPDGYHDIKSVVQEISLADELEFSPAAGMSYTSDSPEWAGDKSLVSRAAALLKTRYGVEEGANVRVTKRIPLRSGLGGDSSCAAAALKGFNRLWRLGLGVGQLMELAAELGSDVPFFLMGGTALIEGRGEMVTLLGPFPACWAVIVVPDVNVDDDKTGRLYRSLSPGDFTDGRRTEELVAALVENRPVEPHMLGNAFERVAAVVWPDIEEYRWQMMKAGADRVYLSGAGPALFSLFNKRTKAEKIYAELKTGGNEVYFIGLGNANK, encoded by the coding sequence ATGATTAAAATCAAGGCTCCGGCCAAGATCAACCTGACGCTCGAGGTTCTCGGCAAAAGGCCGGACGGATATCATGATATCAAGAGTGTGGTACAGGAAATCAGCCTGGCCGATGAATTGGAGTTCAGTCCGGCGGCTGGCATGTCCTACACCTCCGATTCGCCGGAATGGGCGGGTGACAAAAGTCTGGTTTCCCGAGCCGCCGCTTTACTGAAAACCCGTTACGGGGTGGAGGAAGGCGCCAATGTCCGGGTGACCAAGCGGATACCGTTGAGGTCAGGCTTGGGCGGGGACTCTTCCTGCGCCGCCGCCGCGCTCAAGGGATTCAACCGGCTGTGGCGGTTGGGGCTGGGAGTGGGTCAGCTGATGGAACTGGCCGCCGAACTGGGTTCCGACGTTCCTTTCTTCCTGATGGGCGGCACCGCTTTGATAGAAGGCCGGGGAGAAATGGTGACGCTGCTGGGGCCGTTCCCGGCCTGCTGGGCGGTCATCGTCGTCCCCGATGTCAATGTTGATGATGACAAGACTGGGCGGCTCTATCGAAGCCTGTCGCCCGGTGATTTCACCGACGGCCGGCGGACGGAAGAACTGGTTGCCGCTCTGGTGGAGAATCGGCCGGTGGAACCCCATATGCTGGGCAACGCTTTCGAGCGGGTAGCCGCGGTGGTCTGGCCGGACATTGAAGAATACCGCTGGCAGATGATGAAAGCTGGGGCTGACCGGGTCTATCTGTCTGGTGCCGGGCCGGCGTTGTTCAGTTTGTTTAATAAAAGAACAAAGGCTGAAAAGATATATGCAGAGTTGAAGACGGGAGGGAACGAAGTCTACTTTATTGGTTTGGGGAATGCAAATAAATGA
- a CDS encoding reductive dehalogenase (KEGG: deg:DehalGT_1287 reductive dehalogenase~TIGRFAM: reductive dehalogenase~PFAM: 4Fe-4S ferredoxin iron-sulfur binding domain protein; Twin-arginine translocation pathway, signal sequence, subgroup): protein MSKFHSTVSRRDFMKGLGLTGAGLGAASLVSTGFHDMDELLSMPGYRDTERKWWVEEIDYPKMFEFNEEYNRYDQRVPTIYGYTPLEFGQLQAQAKANTIENCKKAANGYSRRDLALKFGGRTASFVVNDVLNTPTWIKDNTMIMVMVQPEELGVAKWNGTPEENTRTLKNAARFYGVDLVTVTELDERFFYAHTGSAKIEFRDVEEYSEEPGLVIIPKKFRYAVSLAIRWATPITKVRVSPLGDASGRDSIDVLYTEVKPRLSEFLRYIGYNAIPSTPALDVPLSIAGGMAELTRTNRLVSPEFGPSFYMTTMITDFPMAPDKPIDIGLKEFCTTCMKCADACPSGALSFEKEPYWETKGEWNNKGHKAWFENSKNCMGFWLETNTLCGICFRECPFSKYDAANVHELIKITASKTSLFNGFFRSMDDFMGYGGQWDADEVWAKEWSPRAWYAK from the coding sequence TTGTCAAAATTTCATTCAACAGTGAGCAGAAGAGATTTTATGAAGGGACTGGGGTTAACTGGAGCCGGACTAGGTGCAGCCTCTTTAGTATCCACTGGTTTCCATGATATGGATGAATTATTATCCATGCCCGGCTATAGAGATACAGAGAGAAAATGGTGGGTCGAAGAGATAGATTACCCTAAAATGTTCGAGTTTAATGAAGAATACAACCGATATGATCAACGAGTTCCCACCATATATGGTTATACTCCGCTAGAATTTGGACAGCTGCAAGCTCAGGCAAAAGCGAACACAATCGAAAATTGTAAGAAAGCGGCAAATGGATATAGTCGAAGGGATTTGGCTCTTAAATTTGGCGGCCGTACCGCAAGTTTCGTCGTCAATGATGTATTGAATACGCCTACCTGGATCAAGGACAATACAATGATTATGGTGATGGTTCAACCAGAAGAGTTGGGTGTCGCCAAATGGAATGGGACTCCAGAAGAGAATACCAGAACATTAAAGAACGCGGCTCGTTTTTATGGTGTTGACCTCGTAACAGTAACTGAACTTGATGAGCGGTTCTTTTATGCCCATACCGGTAGCGCTAAAATTGAATTCCGAGATGTTGAAGAATATTCAGAAGAACCAGGATTGGTCATCATCCCAAAGAAATTCCGCTATGCGGTGTCCCTGGCGATTCGATGGGCAACGCCGATAACCAAGGTAAGAGTGAGTCCGCTGGGAGATGCGTCTGGCAGAGATTCCATCGATGTCTTGTATACAGAAGTTAAACCGCGCCTTTCTGAATTCTTAAGGTATATCGGTTACAATGCCATTCCTAGTACTCCGGCCCTCGATGTCCCTTTAAGTATTGCGGGTGGAATGGCGGAATTAACTCGAACAAACCGTTTGGTATCACCGGAATTTGGTCCGAGCTTTTATATGACAACAATGATAACTGACTTCCCGATGGCGCCGGATAAACCGATTGATATTGGACTGAAGGAATTCTGTACCACCTGTATGAAATGCGCTGATGCATGTCCGAGTGGCGCTCTCAGCTTCGAAAAGGAACCATATTGGGAAACCAAGGGAGAGTGGAACAATAAAGGCCACAAAGCTTGGTTCGAAAATTCAAAGAACTGTATGGGATTCTGGCTGGAAACAAATACCCTCTGCGGAATCTGCTTCAGAGAGTGCCCGTTCAGTAAATATGATGCAGCCAACGTCCACGAATTAATCAAAATAACAGCCTCTAAAACCAGTCTTTTCAACGGTTTCTTCAGAAGTATGGATGACTTTATGGGATACGGTGGGCAATGGGATGCTGATGAGGTTTGGGCTAAAGAATGGTCCCCTCGTGCTTGGTATGCGAAATAA
- a CDS encoding transposase mutator type (KEGG: sth:STH2289 transposase~manually curated~PFAM: transposase mutator type), whose amino-acid sequence MAKDRMTLLELLRKSGSDGDLDFLREGVKMLAEAVMELEVKQKTGAEKHERSNGRLTYRNGYRGRIWDTRAGTIPLAIPRLRDGSYFPSLLEPRRRAEHALLAVIQEAYVLGISTRKVESLVQSLGLNGVSKSEVSRICGALDDEVERWRHRPLLWRYPYLWLDATYVKVRDSGRVVSQAVIIAYGVRETGEREIIGLEVGPSEDGVFWKEFLRGLVSRGLSGVMLVISDAHLGLKEAISTVLTGVSWQRCRVHFMRNALARVPRGAQAMVSAAIRTIFAQPDRDSAYSQLRRVADNLRLRFGPVADQLEEAEPDILAYTAFPREHWRQLYSTNPLERLNKEIKRRSNVVGIFPNSQSVIRLIGAVLMEQQDEWEVGRRYFSLDSMKKTLEGAQEEPLIMALPA is encoded by the coding sequence ATGGCCAAAGACAGGATGACACTTTTGGAATTGCTACGCAAGTCAGGAAGTGACGGTGATCTTGATTTTCTGAGAGAAGGGGTGAAGATGCTGGCCGAAGCGGTCATGGAGCTTGAGGTTAAGCAGAAGACCGGAGCTGAGAAACATGAGCGCAGTAACGGTCGTTTAACCTACCGTAACGGCTACCGGGGGCGTATCTGGGACACCCGGGCCGGCACGATACCCTTGGCGATTCCCCGGTTGCGGGACGGCAGTTATTTCCCCAGCTTGCTCGAGCCCCGGCGCCGGGCGGAACATGCCTTGCTGGCGGTAATCCAGGAAGCCTATGTATTGGGCATCAGCACCCGCAAGGTGGAATCTCTGGTTCAGTCACTGGGGCTTAACGGGGTCAGTAAGAGCGAGGTATCGCGAATATGCGGGGCTCTGGACGATGAAGTGGAACGATGGCGCCACCGGCCTTTGTTATGGCGTTATCCCTATCTGTGGCTGGATGCGACCTACGTCAAGGTCAGGGATTCAGGGCGGGTGGTCAGTCAGGCGGTAATTATCGCCTACGGAGTCCGTGAAACCGGAGAACGCGAGATCATCGGGCTTGAGGTCGGCCCCAGTGAAGACGGTGTATTCTGGAAAGAGTTTCTGCGGGGGTTGGTCAGCCGTGGTTTGAGCGGGGTGATGCTGGTAATCAGTGATGCTCATCTGGGACTGAAGGAAGCCATCAGCACGGTACTCACCGGGGTATCGTGGCAACGCTGCCGGGTGCACTTCATGCGCAATGCGCTGGCCAGAGTGCCGCGGGGCGCCCAGGCTATGGTATCTGCCGCTATCCGGACCATCTTCGCTCAACCTGACCGCGACAGCGCTTACAGCCAGCTCCGCCGGGTAGCCGATAACCTCAGACTCCGATTCGGTCCTGTGGCCGACCAATTGGAAGAGGCAGAACCGGATATCCTGGCCTATACCGCCTTCCCGCGGGAACACTGGCGGCAACTGTACTCTACCAATCCCCTGGAGAGACTGAACAAGGAAATCAAGCGCCGCAGTAATGTGGTCGGCATCTTTCCCAACAGCCAATCGGTAATCAGGCTGATTGGGGCGGTGTTAATGGAACAGCAGGACGAGTGGGAGGTCGGACGACGCTACTTTTCTTTGGATTCGATGAAGAAAACGCTGGAAGGGGCGCAGGAGGAACCCCTGATCATGGCTTTACCAGCTTGA
- a CDS encoding ATP-dependent transcriptional regulator, MalT-like, LuxR family (manually curated~PFAM: regulatory protein LuxR~KEGG: gym:GYMC10_4775 ATP-dependent transcriptional regulator, MalT-like, LuxR family~SMART: regulatory protein LuxR), translating to MSTPILATKFFIPPPRSKVVLRARLFERLNEGLHHKLILVSAPAGFGKTTLISEWVAGCGRPVAWLSLGEADKNPTNFLIYFVAALQMIAPKIGEGVLGALQSPQPPPIESILTILLNEITAIQNDFVLILDDYHVLDAKPIDDTIALMLEHLPPQMHVAIITREDPDLPLARLRARDQLTELRASDLRFTPAEAAEFLNQVMDLNLSAENIAALETRTEGWIAGLQLAAISMRGHQDNANFIKSFTGSHHFILDYLVEEVLRQQPESIQTFLLRTSILERLCGPLCDTIPLDSSTSGQETLEYLERANLFIVPLDNERRWYRYHHLFAELLRQRLEQSSPALVPKLHHRASAWFESENLIEEAVAHAFASHDWEHTADLIQHFAYRVHRQTNLTKLSGWLAGLPESVIRARPWLCVYQSLAFYWTGPRDRIEEFLQLAEQTWPGSPLPVEETTRLIGYIAAIRAHLALVSGNIPRVLAMAEAAIQQLPEGDYMRGWTATALGGAYWGQGNVNASLQAFQTARTVALQPNYPLLAVPPSCYVGMQLVKQGKLDEALCIYYEGLALATMAGGQQLPIAGFPKVKLGDVLREKNDLAGAEQWLHPGIEQCIQLGHPDVLADAYVALSRLQLAQNNWIGAYDTFEKAQEVANKSPVDPFVRCWLDDCRVRLLLAKGRMDDLNRWVDASGLSVDGELSYHYDLHHINLARVLLARARHAPTAAGAHASLRQASSLLTRLLIAAEKAGWVYETIKILVLQAQVFAESNDNKSLQALSDALSLAEPGGFVRIFVDEGPPMAKLLSEAAAHGNMPDYVGKLLAAFEAEKQKTCDKPDLSPCPSVQPLIEPLSQRELEILRLMAQGLSNRQICERVFLALDTVKGHNRKIFDKLQVQRRTGAIARAREFGLL from the coding sequence ATGTCTACACCAATTTTAGCTACTAAATTTTTCATACCCCCACCACGGTCTAAAGTTGTCCTCAGGGCTAGACTGTTCGAGCGCCTAAATGAAGGTCTACATCACAAGCTAATCCTTGTCTCTGCTCCTGCAGGCTTTGGTAAAACCACCTTGATCAGCGAATGGGTGGCAGGCTGTGGGCGCCCTGTAGCATGGTTGTCTTTGGGAGAAGCAGATAAAAACCCCACGAACTTTCTTATATACTTCGTTGCAGCTTTGCAGATGATTGCCCCAAAAATTGGGGAAGGAGTTTTGGGGGCGCTCCAATCCCCTCAACCGCCACCAATTGAGTCGATTCTAACCATCTTACTCAACGAAATCACCGCCATCCAAAACGATTTCGTTCTGATACTTGACGACTATCATGTTCTTGATGCCAAACCGATTGACGATACCATCGCCTTAATGCTTGAACATCTGCCGCCACAAATGCATGTGGCTATAATCACTCGTGAGGATCCAGATTTACCCCTGGCCCGATTACGCGCCCGTGACCAACTAACCGAACTGCGCGCCTCTGATTTGCGGTTTACGCCCGCCGAAGCCGCCGAGTTTCTCAATCAGGTGATGGACCTCAACCTTTCAGCGGAAAACATTGCCGCACTAGAAACCCGCACCGAAGGCTGGATAGCCGGGCTGCAGTTAGCCGCGATTTCCATGCGGGGACATCAAGACAATGCCAATTTCATCAAGTCTTTCACCGGCAGCCACCATTTCATCCTGGACTATCTGGTCGAAGAAGTTCTGCGTCAACAACCTGAAAGCATCCAGACGTTCTTGCTACGCACATCCATACTCGAACGCCTTTGCGGCCCCCTTTGTGATACTATTCCGCTCGACTCCTCGACTTCCGGGCAGGAAACCCTGGAATATCTCGAACGGGCCAACCTGTTCATCGTTCCCCTGGACAACGAGCGGCGCTGGTACCGATATCATCATCTCTTTGCGGAACTATTGCGCCAACGCCTGGAGCAGTCCAGCCCGGCTTTAGTGCCAAAGTTGCATCACCGGGCCAGCGCCTGGTTTGAGAGCGAAAACCTGATTGAGGAAGCCGTGGCTCACGCCTTTGCCAGCCACGATTGGGAGCATACGGCTGATCTGATCCAGCATTTCGCCTACCGGGTTCACAGGCAGACCAACCTGACAAAACTGAGTGGTTGGTTGGCTGGCCTGCCCGAGTCGGTCATTCGGGCCCGACCCTGGTTGTGCGTTTACCAGTCATTGGCATTCTATTGGACTGGGCCGAGAGATCGTATCGAGGAATTTCTGCAACTAGCCGAGCAGACATGGCCGGGCTCCCCCCTGCCAGTAGAGGAAACTACCCGTCTTATAGGCTACATCGCCGCCATTCGGGCTCACCTTGCTTTAGTGAGCGGCAATATTCCCCGTGTTCTGGCCATGGCAGAGGCAGCCATCCAGCAACTGCCTGAGGGCGATTATATGCGGGGGTGGACAGCCACGGCTTTGGGTGGCGCCTATTGGGGTCAAGGCAACGTCAATGCCTCGTTACAAGCATTCCAGACAGCTAGAACCGTGGCCTTGCAGCCTAACTACCCGTTGCTGGCTGTGCCCCCATCCTGCTATGTGGGCATGCAGCTAGTTAAACAGGGAAAGCTGGATGAAGCTCTTTGTATCTATTATGAAGGCTTGGCTTTGGCTACTATGGCCGGCGGCCAGCAATTACCCATAGCCGGTTTCCCTAAAGTGAAGCTCGGCGACGTGCTGCGCGAAAAAAACGATTTGGCGGGAGCCGAACAGTGGCTACATCCAGGCATAGAGCAGTGTATTCAGCTGGGTCATCCGGATGTTTTGGCGGATGCATATGTGGCGCTGTCCCGGCTCCAATTGGCTCAAAACAATTGGATCGGCGCCTACGACACCTTTGAAAAGGCTCAAGAAGTGGCGAATAAATCGCCGGTGGATCCGTTTGTCCGCTGCTGGCTGGACGATTGCCGCGTGCGGTTATTACTGGCCAAAGGCCGAATGGATGATCTTAACCGGTGGGTCGACGCCAGCGGGCTGAGCGTGGATGGCGAACTCAGCTACCACTACGATCTGCACCATATTAATCTTGCGCGCGTATTGTTGGCCCGCGCCAGGCATGCCCCTACCGCAGCCGGCGCTCACGCTAGTCTGCGCCAAGCGTCGAGCTTACTTACTCGCCTCCTCATCGCAGCCGAGAAAGCCGGCTGGGTGTATGAAACTATTAAAATCCTGGTACTCCAGGCGCAGGTCTTCGCTGAATCAAATGATAATAAGTCCCTCCAGGCACTGAGTGATGCTCTGAGTCTGGCGGAACCGGGCGGCTTCGTCCGTATCTTCGTTGATGAAGGTCCCCCCATGGCCAAATTACTCTCAGAAGCGGCTGCTCACGGGAATATGCCGGACTATGTTGGAAAACTGCTGGCTGCATTTGAAGCTGAGAAGCAGAAGACGTGTGATAAACCTGATTTATCCCCCTGCCCATCTGTCCAGCCCCTGATCGAACCATTAAGCCAGCGTGAATTAGAAATACTACGGCTAATGGCCCAAGGACTCTCGAATCGGCAGATTTGTGAAAGAGTCTTCCTCGCCCTGGACACGGTTAAGGGGCACAACAGGAAAATCTTCGACAAACTACAAGTTCAAAGACGCACCGGCGCTATAGCGCGTGCCCGCGAATTTGGACTTCTGTAG
- a CDS encoding Beta propeller domain protein (PFAM: Beta propeller domain~KEGG: rci:RCIX2726 hypothetical protein) has translation MKKTVLGILGMLAFIFILSLPGCVTGEVKDPISGLPTFTSEAALVSAFTQAQARGNSGNYYAKDGAILAPAAAGAAEATNGVSYSGTNVQVAGVDEADIVKTDGKYIYVVSGSTIYLAQAYPGESAKIVGQISIAGFTPQELFIDDDRLVVFGSTYSTSGDQGYPTILPADAKSGISSIYPYRTGMVSVKLYNIKDRSNPKLLKSFDIEGSYLTSRKIGTDVYFVVNSYPSYIQTKPIAGDLIPGYREILGGTASSGDLKPVASYNQIGYIPPVQAASFLTIASMSMIDTNKEVGKTVVVGSGENVYASMDSLYVAQTSWPAYSEIGMTIADNAQGTVVTKFSLSGGKATYTATGKVKGHILNQFAMDEYNGYFRIATTISGYVNNRDTSTNNIYVLDASLKAAGALEDVAPGESIYAVRFMGKRAYMVTFLHVDPLFVIDLSQPAAPKILGKLKIPGYSDYLEPYDETHLIGIGKEVDPSIDANLVHTDNAVYYTAIQGVKLALFDVTDVANPIEVYKEVIGDRGSESLAATDHKAFLFDKESGLLVLPVTVAQLKPGQPKNMQGEYVFQGAYVYNLTLKGGFTIKGKVTHYDSNDAFQKSGQYFYGGTGEITRSLFIGNVLYTVSQSRLQLNDLTTMADLKVLPFGQK, from the coding sequence ATGAAAAAGACCGTATTGGGTATTTTGGGGATGTTGGCTTTTATCTTCATCCTGTCCCTCCCCGGCTGTGTGACAGGTGAGGTGAAAGATCCCATTTCCGGCTTGCCCACGTTTACTTCGGAAGCGGCTTTGGTTTCCGCCTTCACCCAGGCACAAGCGAGGGGCAATTCCGGCAATTACTATGCCAAAGACGGCGCAATCCTGGCGCCGGCCGCAGCAGGCGCTGCGGAGGCAACCAACGGCGTCTCTTACTCCGGTACCAATGTCCAGGTCGCCGGCGTGGATGAAGCTGACATCGTCAAAACCGACGGCAAGTACATTTATGTTGTTTCCGGCAGCACCATTTACCTGGCTCAAGCCTACCCCGGTGAATCAGCCAAAATCGTCGGGCAGATCTCCATCGCCGGATTCACCCCCCAGGAGCTTTTTATCGACGACGACCGCCTGGTAGTCTTCGGTTCCACCTATTCCACCTCGGGCGATCAAGGCTATCCCACGATCCTGCCCGCCGATGCCAAATCGGGCATCTCCTCCATATATCCCTACCGGACCGGCATGGTATCCGTAAAACTCTACAATATTAAAGACCGTTCCAATCCGAAGCTTCTCAAAAGCTTCGACATCGAGGGATCTTACCTGACCTCACGCAAGATAGGCACCGACGTTTATTTCGTCGTCAACTCATATCCCAGCTACATCCAGACTAAACCCATCGCCGGCGATCTCATCCCCGGATACCGGGAGATTCTTGGCGGCACCGCATCCTCCGGTGATCTCAAGCCTGTCGCGAGCTATAACCAGATAGGCTATATCCCGCCCGTTCAGGCTGCCAGCTTTCTTACCATCGCCTCTATGTCGATGATTGATACGAATAAAGAGGTCGGCAAGACCGTCGTCGTCGGCAGCGGTGAAAACGTTTATGCCTCGATGGATAGCCTGTATGTCGCCCAGACCTCCTGGCCGGCTTACAGCGAAATCGGCATGACCATCGCCGATAACGCTCAAGGCACCGTTGTCACCAAGTTCTCCCTGTCCGGCGGCAAGGCTACTTATACCGCCACCGGGAAAGTCAAAGGACACATCCTGAACCAGTTCGCCATGGACGAGTACAACGGCTACTTCCGCATCGCCACCACAATCAGCGGCTACGTGAATAACCGCGACACCTCCACCAACAACATCTACGTCCTGGATGCCTCCCTGAAGGCCGCCGGCGCTCTCGAAGACGTCGCTCCCGGGGAAAGCATCTACGCCGTCCGGTTCATGGGCAAGCGCGCTTACATGGTGACTTTCCTGCACGTTGATCCGCTCTTTGTCATCGATCTTTCCCAACCGGCCGCGCCGAAGATCCTGGGCAAGCTGAAGATACCGGGTTACAGCGATTACCTGGAACCCTACGATGAGACTCACTTGATCGGCATCGGCAAGGAAGTTGACCCAAGCATTGATGCCAACTTGGTCCACACGGATAACGCCGTCTACTATACAGCGATCCAGGGCGTCAAGCTGGCTCTCTTCGATGTCACTGACGTCGCCAATCCGATCGAGGTTTACAAGGAAGTCATCGGCGACCGAGGCTCGGAGAGCCTGGCCGCCACCGATCATAAAGCTTTCCTTTTCGACAAGGAATCGGGTTTGCTGGTTCTGCCGGTTACCGTAGCCCAGTTAAAACCGGGGCAGCCCAAGAACATGCAGGGAGAATACGTCTTCCAGGGCGCCTATGTATACAACCTGACGCTGAAAGGCGGCTTCACCATCAAAGGTAAGGTCACCCACTACGATTCGAACGATGCTTTTCAAAAGAGCGGTCAGTATTTCTATGGAGGGACGGGTGAGATCACCCGCAGCCTGTTCATCGGCAATGTCCTTTACACCGTTTCCCAATCGAGGCTGCAGTTGAATGACCTCACCACCATGGCGGATTTGAAGGTGTTGCCATTCGGTCAGAAATAG